One part of the Eucalyptus grandis isolate ANBG69807.140 chromosome 10, ASM1654582v1, whole genome shotgun sequence genome encodes these proteins:
- the LOC104421726 gene encoding serine/threonine-protein kinase D6PKL2, with product MATASPSPVDAPAVMNQPFVDDSADDLRSLSFNSTATAFDTVKRSPSSGSETTWTASSDSASFAKPHAPSDDPRWDAIRRVRKARDGSKLSLSDLRFMYRLGSGDIGSVYLVELKGGGECMFAAKVMDKKELAGRNKEGRARIEREILEMLDHPFLPTLYATLDCPRWSCLLTEFCPGGDLHVLRQRQPERRFSESAVRFYASEVVVALEYLHMMGIIYRDLKPENVLVRCDGHIMLTDFDLSLKSDNPASTTAQLVSDQGPQAADPAGDNPAEPPPFANSSCIIPNCIVPAVPCFHPKRRRKKKPSARGTLEIVAEPIDIRSMSFVGTHEYLAPEIVLGEGHGNAVDWWTLGVFIFEMFYGVTPFKGIDNELTLANIVARALEFPKEPSVPGPAKDLMAQLLIKDPGRRMGSTMGAPAIKHHQFFAGVNWALLRCTKPPYSPRPIDYKDLVQADSRADNSVEYY from the exons ATGGCCACCGCCTCGCCCTCCCCGGTCGATGCCCCAGCTGTCATGAACCAACCGTTTGTCGACGACTCGGCCGATGACCTACGGAGCCTCAGCTTCAATTCCACCGCGACGGCATTCGACACTGTGAAGCGCAGTCCAAGCTCGGGGTCCGAGACGACGTGGACCGCCTCGAGCGACTCCGCCTCGTTCGCCAAGCCCCATGCGCCCTCCGACGACCCGCGGTGGGACGCGATCCGGCGTGTGAGGAAGGCCCGCGACGGCTCCAAGCTCAGCCTCAGCGACCTCCGGTTCATGTACCGACTCGGGAGCGGCGACATCGGGAGCGTCTACCTGGTGGAGCTGAAGGGCGGCGGCGAGTGCATGTTCGCCGCGAAGGTGATGGACAAGAAGGAGCTGGCGGGCAGGAACAAGGAAGGCCGGGCGAGGATAGAGAGGGAGATCCTGGAAATGCTGGACCACCCCTTCTTGCCCACTCTCTACGCCACGCTGGACTGTCCGAGGTGGTCTTGCCTGCTGACTGAGTTCTGCCCCGGCGGGGACCTCCACGTCCTCCGGCAACGGCAACCAGAGAGGCGGTTCAGCGAGTCGGCCGTCCG ATTTTATGCGTCGGAAGTGGTGGTTGCATTGGAGTACCTACACATGATGGGGATCATCTACCGCGACCTCAAACCCGAAAACGTCCTTGTCCGGTGCGACGGCCACATAATGCTCACGGACTTCGACCTTTCGCTCAAGAGCGACAACCCTGCATCGACAACGGCTCAGCTCGTCTCCGATCAGGGCCCGCAGGCTGCGGACCCCGCCGGGGACAACCCAGCTGAGCCCCCTCCGTTTGCCAACTCGTCATGCATCATCCCCAATTGCATAGTCCCCGCCGTGCCGTGCTTCCACCCAAAGCGCCGGCGCAAGAAGAAGCCCAGTGCCCGGGGAACCCTTGAGATCGTGGCCGAGCCGATCGACATCCGGTCGATGTCCTTCGTCGGGACGCACGAGTACCTGGCGCCTGAGATCGTGCTGGGGGAGGGGCACGGCAATGCGGTGGACTGGTGGACGCTGGGGGTCTTCATCTTCGAGATGTTCTACGGGGTGACGCCCTTCAAGGGGATCGACAACGAGCTGACCCTGGCCAACATCGTGGCTCGGGCCCTCGAGTTCCCCAAGGAGCCATCGGTCCCGGGGCCGGCGAAGGACCTGATGGCGCAGCTCCTGATCAAGGACCCGGGGAGGCGGATGGGGTCCACGATGGGGGCCCCGGCCATCAAGCACCATCAGTTCTTTGCTGGGGTCAATTGGGCATTGCTAAGATGTACAAAGCCACCCTACTCTCCAAGGCCGATTGATTACAAGGACTTGGTGCAAGCGGATAGCAGGGCTGATAATTCGGTAGAGTACTACTAG